A region from the Tahibacter amnicola genome encodes:
- a CDS encoding M64 family metallopeptidase, which produces MFGVAKRGVWAAVALLGGSGTALAVPGHYVVFSLDGAGAPRPVYYTEVDLAMEATDADAMSPARAGRLDDTIALRTVGDKGRGPLQQIPLIRTVRGEFARDPERGDHHIDAFAVPNEKAAFVVRVPIEGARAIELDYAGKHSTFDLDALRGEASRLPLATRAPAVTLRQVGLTGNPANRVDILVLGDGYTAAEQSTFDAHTATFRTKFFDVSPYKEYESFVNWTTGFVASAESGADHPQYQAGCTTASCCGDSAAATDPRNGMMVNTAFDAQFCYYQIHRLLVVNASKLLAAAAAYPNWDKIAVTVNDPVYGGSGGQYPVSSAHASANLIFLHEYGHSFHYLADEYSTPYPGFPACSDLGGGSPCEANVTDQTTAGQVKWATWFTSGNPIPTPAGTAGTGLFQGARYQTSGMYRPTDTQCLMRSLGTTFCPVCRQEYILQLYRGQFGVPANGIDLIEPGTETPSPAAPVSYVPGSTVVFQATLLSPTIGGLTAQWFLDGMAVGAPNQPTYSFTQAGSTPASRSLELRVTDTTSLVSPVMSQGLTVHSRTWTIQVGNDLIFRNGFQ; this is translated from the coding sequence ATGTTTGGTGTTGCGAAGCGTGGAGTGTGGGCTGCCGTCGCATTGCTGGGCGGCAGCGGAACGGCGCTGGCCGTACCCGGCCACTATGTGGTTTTCAGCCTGGATGGGGCGGGTGCTCCCAGGCCGGTCTATTACACGGAAGTGGACCTGGCGATGGAGGCGACGGACGCGGACGCGATGAGTCCCGCCAGGGCCGGCCGTCTCGACGACACCATTGCGCTGCGTACGGTCGGCGACAAGGGCCGGGGACCGCTGCAGCAGATTCCGTTGATCCGCACGGTACGCGGCGAGTTCGCGCGCGATCCTGAGCGCGGCGACCATCACATTGACGCATTCGCCGTGCCGAACGAGAAGGCCGCGTTCGTCGTGCGCGTGCCGATCGAGGGCGCGCGCGCGATCGAACTGGATTACGCGGGCAAGCACAGCACCTTCGACCTGGATGCCCTGCGCGGCGAAGCCTCGCGTCTGCCGCTGGCGACCAGGGCACCGGCCGTGACGCTGCGCCAGGTGGGACTGACCGGCAACCCGGCCAATCGCGTCGACATCCTGGTTCTGGGCGATGGCTACACGGCCGCCGAACAGAGCACCTTCGATGCGCATACCGCCACATTCCGCACCAAGTTCTTCGACGTGTCGCCGTACAAGGAATACGAAAGCTTCGTGAACTGGACGACGGGTTTCGTGGCCTCGGCCGAATCCGGCGCGGACCATCCGCAGTACCAGGCTGGTTGCACCACTGCCAGCTGTTGCGGCGACAGCGCGGCGGCAACGGATCCGCGCAACGGAATGATGGTCAACACGGCATTCGATGCCCAGTTCTGCTACTACCAGATCCATCGCCTGCTGGTGGTGAATGCCTCCAAGCTTCTCGCCGCCGCCGCGGCCTATCCGAACTGGGACAAGATTGCCGTCACGGTCAACGACCCGGTGTACGGCGGCTCGGGCGGCCAATATCCGGTGAGTTCCGCGCACGCATCGGCAAACCTGATCTTCCTGCACGAGTACGGGCATTCGTTCCACTACCTGGCCGACGAATATTCCACGCCCTATCCCGGCTTCCCCGCGTGCAGCGACCTGGGCGGCGGCTCCCCGTGCGAGGCCAACGTCACTGACCAGACCACGGCCGGGCAGGTGAAATGGGCCACCTGGTTCACCTCGGGCAACCCGATCCCTACCCCGGCCGGCACCGCCGGCACTGGCCTGTTCCAGGGGGCCCGCTACCAGACCAGCGGCATGTACCGCCCCACCGATACCCAGTGCCTGATGCGCTCGCTGGGCACCACGTTCTGTCCGGTCTGCCGGCAGGAGTACATCCTGCAGCTCTACCGCGGCCAGTTCGGTGTACCTGCCAACGGCATAGACCTGATCGAGCCGGGCACGGAAACACCGTCGCCAGCCGCACCAGTGAGTTACGTGCCCGGCAGCACGGTCGTGTTCCAGGCCACCCTGCTCAGTCCCACGATCGGCGGCCTGACGGCGCAGTGGTTCCTGGACGGCATGGCGGTCGGCGCCCCCAACCAGCCGACCTATTCCTTCACCCAGGCCGGCAGTACTCCCGCCTCGCGCAGCCTGGAATTGCGGGTGACCGACACCACCAGCCTGGTGAGCCCGGTCATGAGCCAGGGGCTGACGGTCCATTCGCGCACCTGGACCATTCAGGTCGGCAATGATCTGATCTTCCGCAACGGCTTCCAGTGA
- the recQ gene encoding DNA helicase RecQ: MTSECLQQLNRVFGYAQFRGSQQAIVEYASQGGDCLVLMPTGGGKSLCYQIPALVRPGTAIVVSPLIALMQDQVDALTQLGVSAAYLNSSQSAAHQREVERRFLAGELKLLYVAPERLLGERMLDLLGRVPLSLFAIDEAHCVSQWGHDFRPEYRGLNLLHERFPDVPRMALTATADAPTRREIIERLGLEQARQFIASFDRPNIRYVVVQKDNARRQLADFLARHRGESGIVYCLSRKKVDETAAWLAGEGIDALSYHAGMDVTDRTANQQRFLREDGIVMVATIAFGMGIDKPDVRFVAHLDLPKSMEGYYQETGRAGRDGLPAEAWMCFGLGDVVTMSQMIAQSESGEDRKRVERAKLESLLGFAEAIRCRRQVLLNYFDEQREQPCGNCDNCQSPPKTWDATDAARKALSAVYRTGQRFGVAHVSAVLRGESTSRVEDLGHHRLSVFGIGRELDDHQWRGVFRQLVAAGFLEADNEGFGTLRLTEASRPVLKGERRVLMRHEADRSERRAARRGAKPERARNSLAITAEEQPLWDALRAVRSRLAKEQNVPAYIIFPDATLLDMLREHPMSMRELAGISGVGTTKLERYGEAFLAVLTAD, from the coding sequence ATGACTTCCGAATGCCTACAGCAACTCAACCGCGTTTTCGGCTACGCCCAGTTCCGCGGCTCCCAGCAAGCGATTGTGGAATATGCCAGCCAGGGCGGTGACTGCCTGGTCCTGATGCCAACCGGCGGCGGCAAGTCCCTGTGCTACCAGATTCCGGCGCTGGTGCGGCCGGGCACGGCAATCGTGGTGTCGCCGCTGATTGCCCTGATGCAGGACCAGGTCGACGCGCTGACACAGCTGGGCGTCAGTGCGGCTTACCTCAATTCGTCGCAATCGGCCGCGCACCAGCGCGAGGTCGAGCGGCGCTTCCTGGCCGGTGAATTGAAACTGCTCTACGTGGCGCCCGAGCGCCTGTTGGGCGAACGCATGCTGGACCTGCTCGGGCGCGTGCCGCTGTCGCTGTTTGCCATCGACGAAGCGCACTGCGTTTCGCAATGGGGGCACGATTTCCGGCCCGAATACCGCGGGCTGAATCTGCTGCACGAACGGTTCCCCGACGTGCCGCGCATGGCCCTGACTGCGACGGCCGATGCGCCGACGCGGCGCGAAATCATCGAGCGGCTCGGGCTGGAACAGGCGCGTCAGTTCATCGCCAGCTTCGACCGGCCGAATATCCGCTACGTGGTCGTGCAGAAAGACAATGCGCGCCGCCAGCTCGCTGACTTCCTCGCCCGGCACCGGGGTGAATCGGGCATCGTGTATTGCCTGTCGCGCAAGAAGGTGGACGAGACGGCCGCGTGGCTGGCAGGTGAGGGCATCGACGCCTTGTCCTACCACGCCGGCATGGACGTGACGGACCGCACTGCCAACCAGCAGCGCTTCCTGCGCGAGGATGGCATCGTGATGGTGGCGACCATCGCCTTCGGCATGGGTATCGACAAGCCCGACGTCCGCTTCGTCGCGCACCTGGATCTGCCCAAGAGCATGGAAGGCTATTACCAGGAGACCGGTCGTGCCGGGCGTGACGGATTGCCGGCCGAGGCCTGGATGTGCTTCGGGCTTGGCGATGTCGTCACGATGAGTCAGATGATCGCGCAATCCGAGTCGGGCGAAGACCGCAAGCGCGTCGAGCGTGCGAAGCTCGAATCCCTGCTGGGCTTCGCCGAGGCGATCCGCTGCCGCCGGCAGGTGCTGCTCAACTATTTCGACGAGCAACGCGAGCAGCCCTGTGGAAATTGCGACAATTGCCAGTCGCCGCCGAAAACCTGGGACGCGACGGATGCCGCCCGCAAAGCCCTGTCAGCGGTCTACCGCACCGGCCAGCGCTTCGGCGTGGCGCATGTGAGTGCGGTACTGCGGGGTGAATCCACCTCGCGGGTGGAAGATCTGGGGCACCATCGCTTGAGCGTCTTCGGCATTGGTCGCGAACTGGATGATCATCAGTGGCGTGGCGTTTTCCGCCAGCTCGTCGCCGCGGGTTTCCTGGAAGCCGACAACGAAGGCTTCGGCACACTTCGCCTGACCGAGGCGAGCCGTCCCGTGCTCAAGGGAGAACGTCGCGTCCTCATGCGCCACGAGGCCGACCGCAGCGAGCGCCGTGCTGCCCGTCGTGGGGCAAAGCCGGAGCGCGCCCGCAACAGCCTGGCGATCACGGCCGAGGAACAGCCGCTGTGGGATGCGCTGCGTGCCGTGCGCTCGCGCCTGGCAAAAGAGCAGAACGTGCCTGCCTACATCATTTTTCCGGATGCCACCTTGCTCGACATGCTGCGTGAACACCCGATGTCGATGCGCGAACTGGCGGGAATCAGTGGCGTGGGCACGACCAAGCTCGAACGCTACGGCGAAGCCTTTCTGGCGGTGCTGACCGCCGATTGA
- a CDS encoding LEA type 2 family protein, with the protein MKRAIRFASPVVLSLLVSACGGGPVRRINPPSASIQQLSVQADGRWQLELRLQNYSTVPMTFTAVDLDLAIEGHKAGKLSVSPGVEVPGESADVVTVLHSPPAGAEKILAVAARDGNVGYTLRGGITTREPDKRFDLDQASQLSPVPGRPDTYR; encoded by the coding sequence ATGAAACGCGCCATCCGCTTTGCCAGTCCCGTCGTTCTCAGCCTTCTCGTCAGTGCCTGCGGCGGCGGCCCGGTCCGCCGGATCAACCCGCCTTCGGCCAGCATCCAGCAGTTGTCCGTGCAGGCGGACGGCCGCTGGCAGCTTGAGCTGCGCCTGCAGAACTACAGCACGGTGCCGATGACCTTTACGGCCGTCGACCTGGACCTGGCGATCGAAGGGCACAAGGCCGGCAAATTGTCGGTGTCGCCGGGCGTGGAGGTGCCGGGTGAGTCGGCGGACGTCGTCACGGTCCTGCACAGCCCACCGGCCGGCGCCGAGAAAATCCTGGCGGTAGCAGCGCGCGACGGCAACGTCGGCTACACGCTGCGCGGCGGCATCACCACCCGGGAACCCGACAAGCGATTTGATCTCGACCAGGCCAGCCAGCTGTCGCCGGTGCCGGGTCGACCCGACACGTACCGATAA
- a CDS encoding DUF1428 domain-containing protein: MSYVDGFVLPVPKANLAEYKKMARKAGKIWREHGALHYVECAADDVKPGKWTSFPQSVKLKEGEIVFFSWIVYKSRKDRDRVMKLVMADPRLKDMMDPKKLPFDGKRMFFGGFKPVIDLS, translated from the coding sequence ATGAGCTACGTCGATGGATTTGTTCTGCCGGTACCCAAGGCCAACCTGGCCGAATACAAGAAGATGGCGCGCAAGGCCGGGAAAATCTGGCGTGAGCACGGCGCGCTGCACTACGTCGAGTGCGCCGCGGACGACGTCAAGCCCGGCAAGTGGACCTCATTCCCCCAGTCGGTGAAACTCAAGGAAGGCGAGATCGTGTTCTTTTCGTGGATTGTGTACAAATCTCGAAAGGACCGGGACCGCGTCATGAAACTCGTGATGGCGGATCCGCGCCTGAAGGACATGATGGATCCGAAGAAGCTGCCGTTCGACGGCAAGCGCATGTTCTTCGGCGGCTTCAAGCCGGTGATCGACCTGTCCTGA
- a CDS encoding flavodoxin family protein, translating into MADILVVYFSRSGATRHVAEDLARRLEADCVPIEPLVPYRGFFGLVRALYHAVRQMAAPIAEVTAPLPDYQLVVIGTPVWAGHVSPPVRQFLRDHGHRCQRTAIFCTLIGSGAAQAFADMRALIPAPPLATLAINASTLHSDLHLVSAGQFVTTIHQQQHQWPASTTPQ; encoded by the coding sequence ATGGCCGATATCCTCGTCGTGTACTTCAGCCGTTCCGGCGCGACCCGGCATGTCGCCGAAGACCTTGCGCGCCGGCTCGAGGCCGACTGCGTGCCGATCGAGCCGCTCGTGCCTTACCGCGGATTCTTCGGGCTCGTCCGCGCGCTGTACCACGCCGTGCGCCAGATGGCGGCGCCCATTGCGGAAGTGACCGCACCACTGCCTGATTACCAGCTCGTCGTCATCGGCACCCCCGTGTGGGCAGGCCATGTTTCGCCACCGGTACGGCAATTCCTGCGCGATCACGGCCATCGCTGCCAGCGCACGGCCATCTTCTGCACGCTGATCGGTTCCGGCGCTGCCCAAGCCTTCGCTGATATGCGCGCGCTGATTCCGGCACCACCGCTGGCGACGCTTGCCATCAATGCCAGCACCCTGCACAGCGACCTGCACCTGGTTTCCGCTGGACAGTTCGTCACCACTATCCACCAGCAGCAGCACCAGTGGCCAGCCAGCACAACGCCGCAGTGA